One part of the Chryseobacterium mulctrae genome encodes these proteins:
- a CDS encoding SRPBCC family protein, which produces MSSKIVFNQDFHTKSIYVMKVYSAEVSEVWEYFTKSELLDLWWAPKPWKCETEKLNFEEGGVWLYSMNGPEGEKIFSLVKYGEINEHRSFDGIDAFCDANGNVDARFPQTQWLIGFTGTDEGTKVSVNIHFQSEDDMKKQLEMGFEEGFKMGLNQLEEIFNNLKS; this is translated from the coding sequence ATGAGCTCAAAAATTGTTTTTAATCAAGATTTTCATACAAAAAGCATTTATGTGATGAAGGTCTATTCTGCTGAAGTATCGGAAGTATGGGAGTATTTTACAAAATCTGAATTGCTGGATTTGTGGTGGGCTCCAAAACCCTGGAAATGTGAAACCGAGAAATTAAATTTTGAAGAAGGTGGCGTTTGGCTATATTCGATGAACGGACCAGAAGGAGAGAAAATATTTTCTCTTGTGAAATACGGAGAGATTAATGAACATCGGAGTTTTGATGGAATTGATGCGTTTTGTGATGCAAACGGAAATGTTGATGCAAGATTTCCACAAACTCAATGGCTGATTGGTTTTACAGGAACTGATGAAGGAACAAAGGTTTCTGTGAATATCCATTTTCAATCGGAGGATGATATGAAAAAACAATTGGAAATGGGATTTGAAGAAGGTTTTAAAATGGGTTTAAACCAGTTGGAAGAGATTTTTAATAATTTGAAAAGTTGA
- a CDS encoding S9 family peptidase, translating to MKAPTAKKIEKVLEIHGDRRIDNYFWLNEKENPEVIQYLEEENAYADFIMKDSEEFQEELFQEMKARYKKDDESLPYFFNQYWYIVRYEEGKEYPIFCRKYKTLENEEEIVLDVNILAEGEDFFEVANVAVSPNNKLASFSSDNVGRRIYTLNFKDLKTNEILSDKIENTTGKAVWANDNEHVFYIIKDESLRAYKVYRHKLGTDTSEDVLIFHEEDETFDVNVFKTKSMEYIFMASSSTISDEHHFIPANNVFAEWKVIQPRIDDLEYSVEHYEDEFYIITNADDSTNFKIVKAKIDNCGMENWVDVIPHREEVLLEGFEIFKNYLILEEREEGLLQIKIIDEKTQESYYLPFSDPTYTAYIGTNLEFDTEVLRYGYTSLTQPNSTYEYNLKDKTTKLLKQQEVLGGKFFPENYISERIWADSRDGEEQIPISLVYHKDTKKSAETPVLLYGYGSYGHTVDASFSNVRLSILDRGFIYAIAHIRGGEYLGREWYEDGKMLFKKNTFFDFIDAGKHLIKKNYTSSKHLYAMGGSAGGLLVGAVMNYEPTLFNGIVAQVPFVDVVSTMLDETIPLTTGEYDEWGNPNDEEYYHYMKEYSPYDNVEAKDYPHTLITTGFHDSQVQYWEPAKWTAKLRELKTDNNLLIFKTDMSSGHGGASGRFESLKEDALEYAFLLKIDGM from the coding sequence ATGAAAGCTCCCACGGCAAAAAAAATAGAAAAAGTACTCGAAATACACGGTGACAGAAGAATTGACAACTATTTCTGGCTGAATGAAAAAGAAAATCCCGAAGTTATACAATATCTTGAAGAAGAAAATGCCTATGCAGACTTTATAATGAAAGATTCTGAGGAATTTCAGGAAGAGCTTTTTCAGGAAATGAAAGCCCGTTATAAAAAAGATGATGAATCTTTGCCTTATTTCTTTAATCAATATTGGTATATCGTGCGCTATGAAGAAGGAAAAGAGTACCCGATTTTCTGCCGTAAATATAAAACTCTCGAAAACGAAGAAGAAATTGTTCTCGATGTTAACATTCTTGCAGAAGGAGAAGATTTTTTTGAAGTTGCCAATGTTGCGGTAAGCCCGAATAACAAATTAGCATCATTTTCATCAGACAATGTTGGGAGAAGAATTTATACTTTAAATTTTAAAGATTTAAAAACCAATGAAATTCTTTCTGATAAAATTGAAAATACTACAGGAAAAGCAGTTTGGGCAAATGATAACGAACATGTTTTTTACATCATAAAAGATGAAAGTTTAAGAGCTTATAAAGTTTACAGACATAAATTAGGAACCGACACTTCTGAAGATGTTTTAATTTTCCATGAAGAAGACGAAACTTTTGATGTGAATGTTTTCAAGACAAAGTCTATGGAATATATTTTCATGGCGAGCTCGAGTACGATTTCAGATGAGCATCATTTTATTCCGGCAAATAATGTTTTTGCAGAATGGAAAGTTATTCAGCCAAGAATTGATGATCTGGAATATTCGGTAGAACATTATGAAGACGAGTTTTACATCATTACCAATGCAGATGATTCTACCAATTTTAAAATTGTAAAAGCGAAAATCGACAATTGCGGAATGGAAAACTGGGTAGATGTTATTCCGCACCGTGAAGAAGTCTTACTGGAAGGATTTGAAATTTTTAAAAATTATCTCATTCTTGAAGAAAGAGAAGAGGGCTTGCTTCAGATAAAAATCATCGACGAAAAAACTCAGGAATCATATTATTTACCTTTTTCAGATCCTACATACACCGCATATATAGGAACAAATCTAGAATTTGATACAGAAGTTCTGCGTTATGGCTACACTTCTTTAACACAGCCAAACTCGACTTACGAATATAATTTAAAAGATAAAACCACCAAACTTCTGAAACAACAAGAAGTGTTGGGTGGAAAATTTTTCCCTGAAAATTATATTTCTGAAAGAATCTGGGCAGACTCAAGAGATGGCGAAGAACAAATTCCGATTTCTTTAGTTTATCATAAAGACACTAAAAAATCTGCTGAAACTCCGGTTCTTTTGTACGGTTACGGAAGTTATGGTCACACTGTTGATGCAAGTTTTTCAAATGTGAGGCTATCAATTTTAGACAGAGGATTTATTTATGCAATCGCTCATATTCGTGGTGGAGAATATTTAGGAAGAGAATGGTATGAAGATGGAAAAATGCTGTTTAAGAAAAATACATTCTTCGATTTTATTGATGCCGGGAAGCATTTAATTAAAAAAAATTACACTTCTTCAAAGCATTTGTATGCAATGGGCGGAAGCGCAGGAGGATTATTAGTGGGAGCTGTGATGAATTACGAACCTACTCTATTCAACGGAATTGTAGCACAAGTTCCTTTTGTGGATGTAGTTTCTACGATGTTGGACGAAACCATTCCTCTGACAACCGGAGAATATGACGAATGGGGAAATCCGAATGACGAAGAATATTATCATTATATGAAAGAATATTCGCCATATGATAATGTTGAAGCAAAAGATTATCCGCACACATTGATTACGACTGGTTTCCACGATTCTCAGGTACAATATTGGGAGCCGGCAAAATGGACAGCAAAACTGAGAGAATTAAAAACGGACAATAATCTTTTAATTTTTAAAACCGACATGAGCTCGGGACATGGTGGCGCAAGCGGAAGATTTGAATCATTAAAAGAAGATGCGCTGGAATATGCATTTCTTCTAAAGATTGACGGTATGTAA
- a CDS encoding biotin--[acetyl-CoA-carboxylase] ligase, with the protein MSELFYRNACSSTNDEINDVLLYPQSNFVGLYTFNQIKGRGQYGNSWTSVAEQNLAYTLAVKTSCSIHSDFLFNYYTAIAVQNYLANLTEKIVKIKWPNDIIVKNKKVVGILIEKKKMNQENYFVIGIGINILQEKFNEISNAGSLLTQTGKRFNLKQFTEDLHSFLIEKLTHIPDDAEILAQFNSDLFRKDEISVFELDNVRQNGIIKNADEKGNIWIEMEQSGLQSFYHKEIKLLY; encoded by the coding sequence ATGAGTGAGCTATTTTACCGCAATGCATGTTCTTCTACTAATGACGAAATAAATGACGTTTTACTTTATCCGCAATCAAATTTTGTTGGTCTTTATACATTTAATCAAATAAAAGGACGGGGACAATACGGAAACTCCTGGACATCAGTAGCGGAACAGAATTTAGCTTATACATTGGCCGTAAAAACCTCATGCTCTATTCACTCGGATTTCTTGTTCAATTATTATACCGCAATTGCTGTACAAAATTATCTTGCCAATCTGACTGAAAAGATAGTAAAAATAAAATGGCCAAATGATATTATCGTAAAAAATAAGAAAGTTGTCGGAATACTGATTGAAAAGAAGAAAATGAATCAGGAAAACTATTTTGTTATTGGAATAGGAATTAACATTTTACAAGAAAAATTTAACGAAATTTCTAATGCAGGATCACTTTTAACGCAAACAGGAAAAAGATTTAATTTAAAACAGTTTACAGAAGATCTGCATTCATTTTTAATTGAAAAGCTGACCCATATTCCTGATGACGCAGAAATCTTGGCTCAGTTTAATTCAGACCTATTCAGAAAAGATGAAATTTCAGTTTTCGAATTGGACAATGTAAGACAAAATGGCATCATTAAAAACGCTGACGAAAAAGGTAATATCTGGATAGAAATGGAACAATCCGGATTACAGTCTTTCTACCACAAAGAAATTAAGTTACTTTATTGA
- a CDS encoding polyprenol monophosphomannose synthase: MKKLVIIPTYNEKENIENIISAVFALEEEFHVLVVDDSSPDKTADIVKELQKKFPHTLHLSIRHIKDGLGKAYIHGFKWALQNNYDYIFEMDADFSHDPKDLPKLFEACKNADMAVGSRYSKGVNVVNWPMGRVLLSYFASKYVRFILGLPIHDTTAGFVCFSRKVLEEIGLDNVRLKGYGFQIEMKFRAFKKGFKIVEVPIIFTNRILGESKMNGGIIHEAVFGVLNLKWKSIINRL, encoded by the coding sequence ATGAAAAAACTCGTCATAATTCCGACCTATAACGAAAAGGAGAATATAGAAAATATAATTTCCGCTGTTTTTGCATTGGAAGAAGAGTTTCACGTCTTGGTCGTAGACGATTCTTCGCCAGATAAAACGGCAGACATCGTAAAAGAACTTCAAAAAAAGTTTCCTCATACGCTTCATCTTTCCATAAGACATATTAAAGATGGCTTAGGAAAGGCATATATTCATGGTTTTAAATGGGCACTTCAAAATAATTATGATTACATTTTTGAGATGGATGCCGATTTTTCTCATGACCCGAAAGATTTACCGAAACTTTTTGAAGCCTGCAAAAATGCAGATATGGCAGTCGGTTCACGTTATTCTAAAGGAGTAAATGTTGTGAATTGGCCAATGGGAAGAGTTTTGCTTTCTTATTTTGCTTCAAAATATGTAAGATTTATTTTAGGCCTTCCAATTCATGATACAACGGCAGGTTTTGTATGTTTTTCAAGAAAAGTTTTAGAAGAAATAGGTTTAGATAATGTAAGATTGAAAGGGTATGGCTTTCAGATTGAAATGAAATTCAGAGCTTTTAAAAAAGGTTTCAAAATTGTAGAAGTTCCGATTATTTTTACCAACAGAATTTTGGGTGAAAGTAAAATGAATGGCGGAATTATACATGAAGCGGTTTTTGGTGTTTTAAATTTAAAATGGAAATCAATTATTAACAGGTTATGA
- a CDS encoding LptF/LptG family permease — protein MLKIVDGYIVKKYLGTFSFMLILLSIVVLVIDVQQKIPRIEKATEIDPKLDLTYFLIHFYPYWIINLVITFLAILVFISVIYFTSRMANNTEIVAIISSGASFHRFAKPYLLTSLFIALISLTVNHFVLPWANVKKNQLEAYTYNAAAKEKILGTAPVSAQLSKTEYIFINSWNKREKRGYGFLYQKFDKDRKLIYELKATDVFWQQDKKSFVLNSYLEKTINKDDSEKLGQGFELKKNYGQDPEELFPNELLGQNKVTPELIKFIEREKDKGNSNLNSHLNELHQRTSMPVSIIILTFLALSLSSQKKRGGLGINLAIGISLAFVFVFSFEALKVVSENKSMSPALAMWFPNIIFFPITLFLYLKRANQ, from the coding sequence ATGCTTAAAATCGTAGACGGATATATCGTAAAAAAATACCTTGGAACATTTAGTTTCATGTTGATATTGCTGTCTATTGTGGTTTTGGTAATTGATGTTCAGCAGAAAATTCCTAGAATAGAAAAAGCAACTGAGATTGATCCTAAACTAGATTTAACGTACTTTCTTATTCATTTTTATCCTTATTGGATTATCAATTTGGTGATCACATTCTTGGCGATTCTTGTTTTTATATCGGTGATTTATTTTACCTCAAGAATGGCAAATAATACCGAGATTGTTGCAATTATCAGCAGTGGTGCAAGTTTTCACAGATTTGCAAAACCATATTTGCTGACATCTCTATTTATTGCCCTTATTTCTTTGACGGTGAATCATTTCGTTTTGCCTTGGGCGAATGTTAAGAAAAACCAGCTAGAAGCCTATACTTACAATGCCGCTGCTAAAGAGAAAATTCTGGGAACAGCTCCTGTTTCTGCACAGCTAAGTAAAACGGAATATATTTTTATAAATTCTTGGAATAAAAGAGAAAAAAGAGGCTATGGATTTCTTTATCAAAAGTTTGATAAAGACCGAAAACTCATTTATGAACTTAAAGCAACTGATGTTTTCTGGCAACAGGACAAAAAAAGTTTTGTGTTGAATAGTTATTTGGAAAAGACCATCAATAAAGATGATTCTGAAAAATTGGGACAGGGTTTTGAGTTGAAAAAAAATTACGGACAAGATCCTGAAGAACTGTTTCCAAACGAACTTTTAGGTCAAAATAAAGTGACCCCGGAGCTTATAAAGTTCATTGAGCGTGAAAAAGATAAAGGAAACAGCAACCTGAATTCTCACCTGAATGAATTGCATCAGCGTACATCAATGCCGGTTTCAATTATTATTCTGACATTTTTGGCGCTTTCTCTTTCATCACAAAAGAAAAGGGGAGGTTTAGGAATTAACCTTGCGATAGGGATTTCTCTGGCATTTGTATTTGTGTTCTCTTTTGAAGCTTTAAAAGTGGTTTCAGAGAACAAAAGTATGTCACCCGCATTGGCAATGTGGTTCCCTAATATTATATTCTTTCCGATCACCTTATTTTTATATCTAAAAAGAGCCAATCAATAA
- the ftsH gene encoding ATP-dependent zinc metalloprotease FtsH, with protein MNNKGFNWFFPVMIIALVLFFIATSMGDNSAKSIDEDSFFKEMQAGKIQKVLIDKQKQNAEVYLTQAAKTETVKTQDKSSNPFSSLGMTPKADYTLKYGDLQLFLSKFETLKAENPALKTTKDYAEGESPLMSILIQALIWITILGLFYFILFRKMGGGGGPGGQIFSIGKSKAKLFDEKEKIQTTFKDVAGLEGAKEEVQEVVDFLKNSEKYTKLGGKIPKGVLLVGPPGTGKTLLAKAVAGEAKVPFFSLSGSDFVEMFVGVGASRVRDLFAQAKAKSPAIIFIDEIDAIGRARGKNNFSGGNDERENTLNQLLTEMDGFGTDVNVIVMAATNRADILDKALMRAGRFDRSVYVDLPELHERREIFDVHLKKIKLDENIDREFLSKQTPGFSGADIANVCNEAALIAARNSHESVTKQDFLDAVDRIIGGLEKKNMAIKPSEKRRVAFHEAGHATISWLVEHASPLLKVTIVPRGRSLGAAWYLPEERQLSTTEQMLDEMCATLGGRAAEQVIFDNISTGALSDLETVTKRAQAMVTIYGLSPNIGNISYYDSSGQSEYSFGKPYSEATASKIDAEIKGIIENQYERAVRILTENKDKLNALANKLLEKEVIFREDLEEIFGQRAWDPELTEKPVTNTIPILEKEEEQPSEELKDSEIQAPESSSQI; from the coding sequence ATGAATAATAAAGGATTTAACTGGTTTTTCCCTGTAATGATTATAGCACTTGTGCTATTTTTTATCGCCACTTCTATGGGTGACAACAGTGCAAAATCGATCGATGAAGATTCGTTCTTCAAAGAGATGCAGGCTGGGAAAATTCAGAAAGTGTTGATAGACAAGCAAAAACAAAATGCTGAAGTTTATTTAACGCAAGCTGCTAAAACGGAAACGGTAAAAACTCAGGATAAAAGTTCTAACCCATTCTCATCACTGGGAATGACTCCAAAAGCAGATTACACACTTAAATATGGTGATTTACAGCTGTTTTTATCAAAGTTTGAAACTTTGAAAGCTGAGAATCCCGCATTAAAGACAACAAAAGATTATGCAGAAGGCGAAAGCCCTTTAATGAGTATTCTTATTCAGGCATTGATTTGGATTACAATTTTGGGTCTTTTCTATTTCATTCTTTTCAGAAAAATGGGCGGCGGTGGCGGTCCTGGTGGACAAATTTTCTCAATAGGAAAATCTAAAGCTAAACTTTTCGACGAAAAAGAAAAAATTCAAACAACATTTAAAGATGTTGCAGGTTTAGAAGGTGCTAAAGAAGAAGTACAGGAAGTTGTTGATTTCTTGAAAAACTCTGAAAAATATACCAAACTGGGAGGTAAGATTCCTAAAGGGGTTCTTTTGGTAGGGCCTCCGGGAACAGGTAAAACTTTATTGGCAAAAGCCGTTGCAGGTGAAGCTAAAGTTCCTTTCTTCTCATTGTCAGGTTCAGATTTTGTTGAAATGTTTGTTGGGGTAGGTGCTTCAAGAGTGAGAGATTTGTTTGCTCAGGCTAAAGCAAAATCTCCGGCAATTATCTTCATCGATGAGATTGATGCAATTGGTAGAGCACGAGGTAAAAATAATTTCTCTGGCGGAAACGACGAAAGAGAAAATACGCTTAACCAGCTTCTGACAGAAATGGATGGTTTTGGTACCGATGTCAACGTTATCGTTATGGCAGCGACCAACAGAGCAGATATTTTAGATAAAGCATTAATGAGAGCAGGTCGTTTTGACCGTTCAGTTTATGTTGACCTTCCGGAATTGCATGAAAGAAGAGAGATTTTTGATGTCCATTTAAAGAAAATCAAATTAGACGAAAATATAGACAGAGAGTTTTTATCTAAGCAAACTCCTGGTTTCAGTGGAGCAGATATTGCAAATGTTTGTAACGAAGCAGCACTTATTGCAGCGAGAAATAGCCACGAGTCGGTTACTAAACAAGATTTCCTTGATGCGGTAGACAGAATTATCGGTGGTCTTGAAAAGAAAAATATGGCAATTAAGCCTTCTGAGAAGAGAAGAGTAGCCTTCCACGAAGCAGGTCATGCGACAATTTCTTGGTTGGTAGAGCACGCTTCACCGCTTCTTAAAGTAACCATTGTTCCGAGAGGAAGATCTTTAGGAGCAGCTTGGTATCTTCCAGAAGAAAGACAATTGTCTACGACTGAGCAGATGCTAGACGAAATGTGTGCTACTTTAGGAGGAAGAGCTGCAGAGCAGGTAATATTTGATAATATTTCTACAGGTGCCCTTTCTGATCTTGAAACAGTGACAAAAAGAGCTCAGGCAATGGTAACAATCTACGGATTGAGTCCTAATATCGGAAATATTTCTTATTACGACAGCTCGGGTCAGTCTGAATATAGTTTCGGAAAACCGTATTCTGAGGCAACAGCCTCTAAGATTGATGCCGAAATTAAAGGTATTATCGAAAACCAATATGAGAGAGCGGTAAGAATTCTTACTGAGAATAAAGATAAGCTGAATGCTTTAGCAAATAAACTGTTAGAGAAAGAGGTTATCTTCCGTGAAGATTTGGAAGAGATTTTCGGTCAAAGAGCTTGGGATCCTGAGTTGACTGAAAAACCGGTGACCAATACAATTCCTATTCTTGAAAAAGAAGAAGAACAACCGAGCGAAGAACTGAAGGATAGTGAAATTCAAGCTCCTGAAAGTTCAAGTCAAATCTAA
- a CDS encoding uroporphyrinogen-III synthase, producing the protein MRIKSILVSQPAPSESSPYLEIAKKEKIKIDFRPFIHVAGVDNKELRTQKIDLTQHTGIIFTSKNAIDHYFRLAEELRFAVPDTMRYICQSEAIANYLQKHIVYRKRKISFGEKNFADLLPLFKKFPSEKYLLPSSDVLSPDIPKTLDAANIEWTRAIMYRTVCSDLTDININDYDMLIFFSPQGIKSLQQNFPDFKQEDTKIGVFGPTTSAAAEDAGLKIDLMAPTKETPSMTMALEKYIKSLHK; encoded by the coding sequence ATGAGAATAAAGTCAATATTGGTTTCTCAACCAGCGCCTAGTGAGTCTTCTCCATATTTGGAAATTGCAAAGAAGGAAAAAATAAAGATTGACTTCCGCCCTTTTATCCACGTCGCAGGAGTAGACAATAAAGAACTGAGAACACAAAAGATTGATCTTACGCAACATACTGGTATTATTTTTACCAGTAAAAATGCGATAGACCACTATTTCAGACTTGCTGAAGAATTAAGGTTTGCCGTACCAGACACAATGCGATATATTTGTCAGTCTGAGGCGATTGCCAATTATTTACAGAAGCATATTGTATACAGGAAAAGAAAGATCAGTTTTGGTGAGAAAAACTTTGCAGATCTTTTACCACTTTTCAAGAAGTTTCCTTCCGAAAAATACTTATTGCCTTCTTCGGATGTTTTGAGTCCGGATATTCCAAAAACTTTGGATGCGGCCAACATTGAATGGACGAGAGCGATAATGTACAGAACGGTTTGCAGTGATTTAACAGATATCAACATTAACGATTATGACATGTTGATTTTCTTCAGTCCGCAAGGAATAAAATCTCTACAGCAAAACTTCCCCGATTTCAAACAGGAAGATACCAAAATAGGAGTTTTCGGACCTACTACTTCAGCGGCAGCAGAAGATGCAGGTTTAAAAATAGACTTAATGGCTCCAACAAAAGAAACGCCTTCTATGACTATGGCTCTTGAAAAATACATCAAAAGCCTACACAAATAG
- a CDS encoding DUF4296 domain-containing protein, with translation MKKLIFFFVLLSLFSCNEYIDKPKNLVGKTKMAEIIADLAINDQVIYLYPKTNLESGTRFILKNHEVKNEDFLESYRYYIVKQKMKGIVEDAQKIIIEKDPKSEKKIKGSIQLKDTELPKPERQ, from the coding sequence ATGAAAAAGCTGATTTTCTTTTTTGTTTTATTGAGTTTATTTTCATGTAATGAATATATAGATAAGCCGAAAAATCTTGTTGGGAAAACCAAGATGGCAGAAATTATTGCTGATTTGGCGATTAATGATCAGGTTATCTATTTGTATCCCAAAACAAATTTAGAAAGCGGAACAAGATTTATTCTAAAAAATCATGAAGTTAAGAACGAAGATTTTCTTGAAAGCTACCGTTATTATATTGTAAAGCAAAAAATGAAGGGGATTGTGGAAGATGCCCAGAAAATTATTATAGAAAAAGACCCGAAGTCTGAAAAGAAAATAAAAGGTAGTATTCAATTGAAAGATACAGAACTACCAAAACCGGAAAGACAATAA
- the tgt gene encoding tRNA guanosine(34) transglycosylase Tgt: MNFFNIEKTSEGKARAGVLNTDHGTVQTPIFMPVGTVASVKTVHQREIKDDIKAQIILGNTYHLYLRPGMEVMEAAGGLHKFMNWDLPILTDSGGFQVFSLSGSRKMSEEGVKFKSHIDGSYHLFTPEKSMEIQRQIGADIFMAFDECVAYPAHYNQVKKSMEMTHRWLKRCIDWNAENPELYGYKQRFFPIVQGSTYSDLRKISAEVISEAGAEGNAIGGLSVGEPEEELYRITDEVTDILPKDKPRYLMGVGTPWNILESIGLGIDMMDCVMPTRNARNGMLFTWQGVINMKNEKWKKDFSPLDEFGTSFVDHEYSKAYVRHLFVSKEYLAKQIASIHNLAFYLDLVKVAREHILAGDFYQWKDSIVPILRQRL, encoded by the coding sequence ATGAATTTTTTTAATATAGAGAAAACCTCAGAAGGCAAAGCAAGAGCCGGAGTTTTGAATACAGACCACGGAACCGTTCAAACACCGATTTTCATGCCTGTAGGAACTGTCGCAAGTGTAAAAACCGTTCACCAAAGAGAAATAAAAGACGATATTAAAGCTCAGATTATTTTGGGAAATACGTATCACCTTTATCTTCGTCCGGGAATGGAGGTGATGGAAGCTGCAGGAGGTTTACATAAATTTATGAATTGGGATCTTCCGATTCTTACCGATTCAGGAGGTTTTCAGGTGTTTTCACTTTCAGGAAGCAGAAAAATGTCTGAAGAAGGGGTGAAGTTCAAATCTCATATCGACGGAAGTTATCATTTATTTACTCCGGAAAAATCAATGGAAATTCAGAGACAAATTGGAGCTGATATTTTCATGGCATTTGATGAATGTGTTGCTTATCCCGCACACTATAATCAAGTGAAAAAATCGATGGAAATGACGCATCGTTGGTTAAAAAGATGCATCGACTGGAATGCAGAAAATCCTGAACTATATGGTTATAAACAAAGATTTTTTCCGATTGTTCAAGGTTCAACGTATTCAGATTTAAGAAAAATTTCTGCAGAAGTAATCTCAGAAGCAGGTGCAGAAGGAAATGCAATTGGCGGTCTTTCTGTAGGTGAACCTGAAGAGGAATTGTATAGAATTACCGATGAGGTAACCGATATTTTACCGAAAGACAAGCCAAGATATTTGATGGGAGTCGGAACTCCTTGGAATATTCTTGAATCAATCGGTTTGGGAATCGATATGATGGATTGTGTGATGCCAACAAGAAACGCAAGAAATGGAATGCTTTTCACTTGGCAAGGGGTAATCAATATGAAAAACGAAAAATGGAAGAAAGATTTTTCTCCATTAGACGAGTTTGGGACAAGTTTTGTAGATCACGAATATTCGAAAGCTTATGTGCGTCATTTGTTTGTGTCTAAAGAATATTTGGCAAAACAAATTGCATCAATCCACAATCTTGCATTTTATTTAGATTTGGTGAAAGTAGCAAGAGAACATATTTTAGCAGGAGATTTCTATCAATGGAAAGATTCTATAGTTCCTATATTGAGACAAAGACTTTAG
- the rsfS gene encoding ribosome silencing factor has protein sequence MNKTAEKQALIDKIVEAIQDVKGEDIMIFDLTKIENSVAETFIICSGNSNTQVSALAGSVEKKVRNDLQDRPWHVEGTENSMWVLVDYVSVVVHIFQKETREYYDIEELWGDAKITRIESEV, from the coding sequence ATGAATAAAACAGCAGAAAAGCAAGCGCTAATAGATAAAATTGTAGAGGCAATTCAAGACGTAAAAGGTGAAGATATTATGATTTTTGACCTTACTAAAATCGAAAATTCAGTTGCAGAAACGTTTATAATTTGTAGCGGAAACTCAAATACACAAGTTTCGGCATTAGCAGGAAGTGTAGAAAAAAAGGTAAGAAACGATCTTCAAGACAGACCTTGGCATGTAGAAGGTACAGAAAATTCAATGTGGGTGTTGGTAGATTACGTTTCAGTGGTGGTACATATTTTCCAGAAAGAAACTCGTGAATATTACGATATTGAAGAACTTTGGGGAGATGCAAAAATCACAAGGATAGAAAGTGAAGTATAA
- a CDS encoding DUF4271 domain-containing protein, with protein MPLLQTFKNEVRIPENNDWVVFILIGCLFLYIFMMNVIEREANLKDFLLQKYYDSSNNLPSWIITSLVTALSLSVLVSQYVPIIPKYIADFQPFGYQLNKIGYTLIIISLFYFIRTALGFLFYQAIGDGKKWSIFYFTSTKFHFILSVLLIILCVTHYYFPIDRNSAFIYYIYFFSFVFIFKVFFYLFHRNNILPQKWYYKFLYICTLQIAPLLMLWKLLFI; from the coding sequence TTGCCATTATTACAAACTTTCAAAAACGAAGTAAGAATACCTGAAAATAATGATTGGGTAGTTTTTATCCTTATCGGCTGCCTTTTTCTGTACATTTTTATGATGAATGTGATAGAGCGTGAAGCCAATCTTAAAGATTTTCTGCTGCAGAAATATTATGACTCCAGTAATAATCTTCCAAGTTGGATCATTACATCGCTTGTTACTGCTTTAAGTTTAAGTGTTCTGGTTTCTCAATATGTCCCGATTATCCCAAAATATATTGCCGACTTTCAGCCTTTCGGCTATCAACTTAATAAAATAGGATATACTTTAATAATTATTTCACTTTTTTATTTCATCAGAACAGCATTGGGCTTTTTATTTTACCAAGCGATAGGTGACGGCAAAAAATGGAGTATTTTTTATTTTACCTCCACAAAATTTCACTTCATCCTGTCAGTTTTACTGATTATTTTGTGTGTAACCCACTACTATTTCCCGATAGACAGAAATAGCGCATTTATTTATTATATTTATTTTTTCTCTTTTGTCTTCATTTTCAAGGTGTTTTTCTATTTGTTTCACAGAAACAACATCTTACCCCAGAAATGGTATTATAAATTTTTGTATATTTGCACCCTCCAAATTGCACCGCTGTTGATGCTTTGGAAGTTATTATTTATTTAA